A portion of the Osmerus mordax isolate fOsmMor3 chromosome 22, fOsmMor3.pri, whole genome shotgun sequence genome contains these proteins:
- the LOC136966261 gene encoding transcription elongation factor A N-terminal and central domain-containing protein — protein MDIQDYAVHIEKSNKEGKYGDTVSLLTSLDIACVTVKHLQETDIVRVLYRVLKTCPQLSVKIKVKHLLSKWKKLYSHSHHRKRGEKSTVDEKKEASLPFNRVEQGDSQTGPHPDSTLVKGTKAIREEKTPLQTDRPSTSDCLVTNSRPPEAPLTTCNESVVLRPKCVQLLLSALNPEGFAGLETNLATASLAEDIEQHVYNLHCANPAKYKTCVRSKVANLRNPKNGHLREGLLSGGLAPEAFSRMSVQEMASVELQRLREEYSSQGVSERQLPRGLEGTPTQKIRCRRCDGSDCKVTQVSRGTLFLPAWVRSGNPGEDAMTFVTCSGCGEQWYHSGWVCL, from the coding sequence ATGGATATTCAAGATTATGCTGTACACATAGAAAAATCCAACAAGGAAGGGAAGTATGGAGACACCGTCTCTCTGCTGACCAGTCTTGACATTGCATGCGTCACTGTGAAACATCTGCAAGAAACCGACATAGTTAGGGTCCTTTACAGGGTCCTCAAGACCTGCCCACAACTTTCAGTAAAAATAAAAGTCAAGCACTTGTTATCAAAATGGAAAAAGCTGTACAGTCACTCACACCACAGAAAAAGAGGTGAGAAATCCACAGTTGATGAGAAAAAGGAGGCAAGTCTTCCTTTTAACAGGGTTGAGCAAGGTGATTCCCAAACTGGACCACATCCCGACAGCACACTTGTGAAAGGGACTAAGGCTATCAGAGAAGAGAAGACACCTTTGCAGACAGATAGGCCTTCAACTTCTGACTGCCTCGTAACAAACTCTAGACCTCCAGAAGCCCCCCTTACTACCTGTAACGAGTCAGTGGTCCTGAGGCCCAAGTGTGTCCAGCTGCTCCTAAGTGCCCTCAACCCAGAGGGCTTTGCCGGCCTAGAGACAAACTTAGCGACCGCATCGCTCGCCGAGGACATCGAACAGCACGTTTACAATCTCCACTGTGCAAACCCGGCCAAATACAAGACCTGCGTCAGGAGCAAGGTGGCCAACCTGAGGAACCCGAAGAACGGACACCTCCGGGAGGGTCTTCTGAGCGGCGGCCTGGCTCCAGAGGCCTTCTCCCGGATGTCCGTGCAGGAGATGGCCAGCGTGGAGCTCCAGCGGCTGAGAGAGGAGTACTCGTCCCAGGGGGTGAGTGAGAGGCAGCTCCCTCGGGGCTTGGAGGGGACACCCACCCAGAAGATACGCTGCAGGAGATGTGACGGCTCAGACTGTAAAGTCACCCAGGTGTCCAGGGGGACGTtgttcctgcctgcctgggtGCGCAGTGGTAACCCGGGTGAGGACGCCATGACCTTTGTGACCTGTAGTGGGTGTGGGGAACAGTGGTACCACAGTGGCTGGGTGTGCCTGTGA
- the LOC136966301 gene encoding ras-related protein Rab-9A-like, translating to MTSKSSLLKVILLGDGGVGKSSLMNRYVTNKFDTHLFHTIGVEFLNKELEVDGRTVTLQIWDTAGQERFRSLRTPFYRGSDCCLLTFSVDDSQSFLNLANWKKEFAYYADVKDPDAFPFVVLGNKLDVPERQVAGEDVRQWCQENGGHPYFETSAKDAVNVTAAFEEAVRRVLASEDRAEHLIPTDTVDLHRRPRSGASCC from the coding sequence ATGACGTCCAAATCCTCCCTGCTGAAGGTGATCCTGTTGGGGGACGGCGGCGTGGGCAAGTCGTCCCTCATGAACCGCTACGTCACCAACAAGTTCGACACGCACCTGTTCCACACCATCGGCGTGGAGTTCCTCAACAAGGAGCTGGAGGTGGACGGGCGCACGGTGACGCTGCAGATCTGGGACACGGCGGGGCAGGAGCGCTTCCGCAGCCTGCGCACGCCCTTCTACCGCGGCTCCGACTGCTGCCTGCTCACCTTCAGCGTGGACGACAGTCAGAGCTTCCTCAACCTGGCCAACTGGAAGAAGGAGTTTGCCTACTACGCCGACGTCAAGGACCCGGACGCCTTCCCCTTCGTGGTGCTGGGCAACAAGCTGGACGTGCCCGAGAGGCAGGTGGCGGGCGAGGACGTGCGGCAGTGGTGCCAGGAGAACGGCGGCCACCCGTACTTCGAGACGAGCGCCAAGGACGCCGTCAACGTGACGGCGGCCTTCGAGGAGGCGGTGCGCCGCGTGCTGGCGTCGGAGGACAGGGCGGAGCACCTCATCCCCACGGATACGGTGGACTTGCACCGGAGGCCGCGCTCCGGCGCCTCCTGCTGTTGA
- the LOC136966013 gene encoding neuronal membrane glycoprotein M6-b-like yields the protein MDGTKPAMETTAEENQDESQESKGCFECCIKCLGGVPYASLVATILCFSGVALFCGCGHVALTGTLTMLENHFSTVTSDHATLTVVIQILQYIIYGIASFFFVYAIILLAEGFYTTSAVKKELQSEFKTTACGRCITAFFVFLTYILALAFLGIFGFSSIPVFLFFNMWTTCAAMRSPVANITSPDAICVDVRQYGIIPWNATPGKACGSTLGDICNTSEFYLSYHLYIVACAGAGATVIALIHYLMILSANWAYLKSACNTHAYQDIKTKDDQEIDAEARSKDGQNSSYS from the exons ATGGATGGGACGAAGCCAGCCATGGAAACTACCGCCGAAGAGAACCAAGATGAGAGCCAAGAAAGCAAAG GCTGCTTTGAGTGCTGCATCAAGTGTCTGGGCGGAGTGCCCTACGCTTCTCTGGTAGCCACCATCCTCTGCTTCTCTGGGGTGGCTCTGTTCTGCGGGTGTGGCCATGTGGCCCTGACTGGTACCTTGACCATGCTGGAGAACCATTTCTCCACTGTGACCAGTGACCACGCCACTCTCAccgttgt GATCCAGATCCTGCAGTACATCATCTATGGCATCGCCTCCTTCTTCTTCGTGTACGCCATCATCCTGCTGGCCGAGGGCTTCTACACCACCAGCGccgtgaagaaggagctgcagAGCGAGTTCAAGACCACAGCCTGTGGCCGCTGCATCACCGCCttt tttGTGTTCCTGACCTACATCCTGGCCCTGGCCTTCCTGGGCATCTTCggcttctcctccatccccgtcttcctcttcttcaaCATGTGGACCACGTGTGCCGCCATGAGGTCCCCCGTGGCCAACATCACCTCCCCCGACGCCATCTGTGTGGACGTGCGGCAGTACG GCATCATTCCATGGAACGCAACGCCTGGGAAGGCCTGTGGATCCACACTGGGAGACATCTGCAACACCAGCGAG TTCTACTTGTCCTACCACCTGTACATTGTGGCCTGTGCCGGGGCTGGAGCGACCGTCATTGCGCTG ATCCACTATCTCATGATCCTGTCGGCCAACTGGGCCTACCTGAAGAGCGCCTGCAACACACACGCCTACCAGGACATCAAGACCAAGGACGACCAGGAGATTGATGCAGAGGCCCGCTCCAAGGACGGCCAAAACTCCTCCTACTCATAA